The Candidatus Hydrogenedentota bacterium genomic interval GACCCCTTATACGAGTCCACCAGCTTCTGGACGGGCTCCCCATTCTCGCAAACCACGAAATAGGGCGGACTGACGTGCGGATCGAAGTACTCGCACGACATGTATTCGATGACCCACGCCCACCGCTCGCGCTCGGAGATGTTGCGAGTCGTGTAATGCAGCGTCAGCGACGAGAAGACGATGACATCGCCCTTCTCCGTGGCGACAAACTCCGGCTTGCACGGCTGAACGTCGCACGCGAGGTGGTTGTCCACCTTGCTGTGCGGTAGCAGCCCCAGCTTGTGACTTCCGGGCTGCAGCCATAACCCGCCGTTCTCCTCGTTCATCGGGGTGAGACCGATCCAGAACTGGAAATGAGGGTCGGCCAATTTGTTGTACGCGTTGTCCTGGTGCCAGGGGAAATGAGAACCTCCAGGAAACTTGCCGACGGCCTGGTCCCAGCGTATCCAGAACTCGGGACCAATCAACTCCTTGAGCAGCCCAATGACCCTGGGCTGTGTAGCGAAGGACTGCAGAAAAGGCGACGCCCGGACGATGTCCCCGTAGAAGACCATGTCGTCCTTGTTGAGGCAATGACCGTCGCGCTGCGTGCCAGCCCGCCTGATTTCCTGAAGGAGGGCATCCATTTCATCGGGACTGAAGAACCCGCGCTGAAGAATATACCCCTTCTCCTCAAACTCTTCTTTCAATGACAAAGCCGGTTCCGCAACCATCGCTGCAGTCATGTCTGCCCTTTCGCCGCGCCTTACTGCACGCGATTGCCATTGCCCACGCCCGGTAAGGTTGTTTGCCGGGCGCATTCAGTCCGGTAATGCGTTAGACACAGAGAGCACCTTCCGTGCCGTCTATATATCGGGCCTCATGTGCGACAACTACTATATATGGGGCCAAGTCCTGCCGGGAATATACATAAATTGTCATTCACGTGAGTATCTTGGTCGGATTTGCACAATTTTTGTCCCTTCGTTCACTAAAACAGGACTATCGGTCAGATTAGTCCCGGCTTATAGCGCGTGACTTCTCGCAGCTTCGCTTTTGTCTCGCGGATTCGTGCCATCGCGATGCAGACACGCCGGTCAGCGGAAATTGCGGATTAAAGGCGCGTAGTAGAAGGGAATGAGAATGCCCTCAAACGGGTCGTGATTCCAATTTGACGCATAGTCATAGCATGTCTAGTGGCTCTTCGAGGTAATAAGCCGCAGATAGGGTTCTTTAATAATAATTATAAAAAGGAGTTATGGAATGTTGAGAGTATCTGCCCAAGATGGGGGTTGACGAATTTCGACTTTGCGTCATATACTCATTTCGCGACTGTAGTACGTTCCGGCAAGCAGCACGAGATGAGAGCGCGGGGGGAGCTGCTGCTGGACATTGTCCGCAAGATGCCTTTAAAGAGCGGCTATCACGGACTGACCATGGGGAGGTTGGCCGAGGCCGCCGAGTGTGCCAAGGGGACGGTTTACCAACACTTCTCGTGCAAAGAAGATCTCAGTGTCGCGCTGGCGGCAGACAGGGTGCAATTGCCGTCGGACACGTGTCCGGCCGATGCCGTGTAACCGCTGTGGGTCCTGGGTGACAGGATCAAACCGGCGGCATCAAGGAAGGTTTACGGCGACACGTAAACAGGGGCAGGGGGCCCTGAACCATTTGGGGGGGATGGGACCCTATATCACCGGAGAAGGGGGAAAGGAGGGTCCGATCAATCGATCTGAACTCACGGGAGGCGGAACGCAGTTTGTTGCGCCTCGTCGAATCGATTTTGTTCAGCTTTGGAAGTAAGGAAAAGGGAATCATGAAGAAGAGAGGCTTTACGCTTATCGAATTGTTGGTGGTTATTGCCATCATCGGTATTCTTGCAGCGATTCTGTTGCCTGCGTTGGCGCGCGCACGCGAAGCGGCCCGCCGCTCGAGTTGCCAAAACAACCTGAAGCAGTTGGGCGTCGTGTTTAAGATGTACGCCAACGAAGCCAAGGGTGAGAAGTTTCCAACGAAGATCAAGTACATTCCCCAAGGACCAGACGATGCCGATTCGTGCACGGGAGCCGGGAATAGCTGGAACCAGTTCTTCGACGGGCCAGCCGTGTACCCCGAGTACTTGACCGACGCCAACGTCATCCTTTGCCCGTCGGACGCGGATGCCCAGGAAGAGTCCGGGAGATATTGGGTTCGCGCAGACGGAAGCATTCAGCCCTGCAACATGTGGGAAGTGTCCTACACCTATTACGGGTGGGCCGTTCTTCCGTCGGCCTTCTTGGTAGGCGACGGGAATACCTCAGACCAAAACGCAACGACACCTCCATGGGACGCGCCGGTGCTTTTAGCGTTTGGCTCTGAATTCTTGAAAGGTGACGACGTTGATGTGACAGATCCAGAGTTTGCGTCATTGTTCGACAGCGATATTTCGATCGACAACGCGACGGACGGTTCAATCACGATTTACCGTCTTCGTGAAGGGATCGAGCGGTTCTTCATCAGCGA includes:
- a CDS encoding phytanoyl-CoA dioxygenase family protein, yielding MTAAMVAEPALSLKEEFEEKGYILQRGFFSPDEMDALLQEIRRAGTQRDGHCLNKDDMVFYGDIVRASPFLQSFATQPRVIGLLKELIGPEFWIRWDQAVGKFPGGSHFPWHQDNAYNKLADPHFQFWIGLTPMNEENGGLWLQPGSHKLGLLPHSKVDNHLACDVQPCKPEFVATEKGDVIVFSSLTLHYTTRNISERERWAWVIEYMSCEYFDPHVSPPYFVVCENGEPVQKLVDSYKGSKDPRQRMKYLGARTRENLREKAKRVLAKATRIVPGAK
- a CDS encoding TetR/AcrR family transcriptional regulator, with the translated sequence MPLKSGYHGLTMGRLAEAAECAKGTVYQHFSCKEDLSVALAADRVQLPSDTCPADAV
- a CDS encoding prepilin-type N-terminal cleavage/methylation domain-containing protein, producing MMKKRGFTLIELLVVIAIIGILAAILLPALARAREAARRSSCQNNLKQLGVVFKMYANEAKGEKFPTKIKYIPQGPDDADSCTGAGNSWNQFFDGPAVYPEYLTDANVILCPSDADAQEESGRYWVRADGSIQPCNMWEVSYTYYGWAVLPSAFLVGDGNTSDQNATTPPWDAPVLLAFGSEFLKGDDVDVTDPEFASLFDSDISIDNATDGSITIYRLREGIERFFISDINNPAATAKAQSDIPVQWDTCWGPAEAGASYFNHVPGGGNVLYMDGHVSFLKYPSEWPVSRAFPLMMDLMSETLSSH